TTTTATTTTCCGAATCCACTAAGTCAACATATTCGTCGCGGAAGGTGATAATCGCCGAGGGCTCTATTCCCAATAAGGGTGTTTCCTCGCTGATCAGATCTGCTAACATATTCACATTCTTGTTCGCAAGCTCCTTCGCCTTCTTTACAAATCCTTTCGAAAGAAAAGTTCGACCACTTTCCAGATGTTTTGGAACAACAACCTCATAACCTAAGGCCGTCAATAATTTATAAGCGGTGATACCAATCTCCGTATCGTTATATTCCGTAAACTCATCACTGAACAAGTAAACTTTCCTTTTTTGTTTCGCTGTTTCCTGCTTCTTAACCCAAGCACTTAGCGTGGTACCATGCACTTTCGGCAAGGAACGATTAGGGGCAAATCCTACAACGGATTTGATAATTCCAGAAGTAATCTGGTTCGTTGCAAAGAAATTATATATCGGCGCAACATAAGATCCTAGTTTCTGCGATTGCGTAAAATTCGCAATCAACTTGGAACGGAAACTGCTACCATTCGCATCGTAATAATGCTGCAGAAACTCCGCTTTCATCTTCGCAATATCCACACTAGACGGGCATTCCGTTTTACAGCCCTTACAACTCAAACAAAGATCCATCACCTCCTTCAACTCCTCATGGTCGAAACGATTTTGCTTATTGGAGTTCGTCAAGAACTGACGCAACATATTGGCTCTCGCGCGCGTTGTATCTTTCTCATCGCGTGTAGCCATAAATGACGGACACATGGTCCCTCCCGTAATTTCCGTTTTTCGACAATCGCCCGAACCTGAACATTTCTCCGCTAAGCGTAAAATGCTCTCGTTCTGCGTGAAATCAAAATAAGTGTTGATATCCTTGCCATCGCGAACGTTGTCATAGCGCAAATGCGTATCCATCGGCGGAGTATCAACAATCTTCCTCGCGTTGAAAATATGATTCGGATCGAATGCTTGCTTTACCTGAAGTAAGAGTTGATAAACTTGCTCACCCAGTACTTTTCCTATAAATTCTCCGCGCAAACGACCATCCCCATGTTCGCCGCTTAGGGATCCATTATATTTTAATACCAGATCCGTTGTCTTCTCTAAGATCGAACGGAACTGACGACGCCCCTCCGCGGATTTTAAATTAATGAAAGGCTCGATATGAAGCTCTCCGGCGCCGGCATGCGCATAATAGGAGGCATGCACTTGCTCCTCCGACAATAACTTTTGAATATCTGCAACATAATCCGGTAAATCTTCCGGCGAAACCGCGCAGTCCTCAATCAAATTGACAGGTTGATTATCGCCAGGTAGATTTCTAATTAAGCCTAAACCAGCTTTACGAACATCCCACACTAGATTACACTGCTCCGAACCCATAATCAGCGGATAGGCATAGCCTAATTGAGCCGATTGCAAAGCTAGCTTCAAGGCTGCAGCCTTTTGTTCTATTTCTTCAATAGTATCAGCACGGAACTCGACAATCAATAAAGCCTGAGGATCGCCTTCTATAAAAAATCTATTATACTGATAGGTCGGATGACCAACAGTAAAATCTAAAATATACTTATCAACAAGCTCAGATGCTTCAGGATGATATTTCAATGCTAGCGCATTTCCACGCATACATTCGACCATATCGTTAAAATGAACACATAACAAGCCAATCTCCTTTGGTGGCAATGGCATCAGTTTAATTTTCGCCTCTGTAATTATCCCAATCGTTCCTTCCGAACCCGCTAATAAGCGACAAAAGTTAAATGGCTGGCTATGGTCCAACAACATATCTAAAGCATAACCCGTATTCCTACGCGTTATTTCACTCTTTGGATATCCCGCCACGATAGCGTCACGATTCGACTTATCCGTTAAAATCCCATTAATATCTCGATAGATTTCACCCTCACGTGTCTTCAGGGCTAACTTACTAAAGAATTCCGCCTCACTCAAATCGCTAAACTCGACCAGATTTGCGTCATCCAGTAATACTTTTGCAGCCAACAGATTTTCCCGCGTATCGCCCCATACTATAGAGTGCAATCCCGATGAATTATTTCCAATCATCCCACCGATCATCGCCCGGCTTGCTGTCGAGGTCTCTGGTCCAAACATCAAACCGTATGGACGCAAATACGCATTCAAGTCGTCGCGAATAACGCCCGGTTGTACGCGCGCCCACTGTTCCTCAACATTAACCTCCAGTATCTGATTGAAGAATCTCGAAACATCGACAACAATCCCCGCTCCAACAACCTGCCCCGCAAGAGAGGTTCCCGCAGTACGAGGAATTAGGGTGGTATGATGACGCTTCGCATAATGTATTAATTTTTGCAAATCATCAATATGATGAGGAATACAAACCGCAAGGGGCAGTTCCTGATAAACTGATGCATCAGTGGAATACGCAAGGCGCATGGTCTGATGTTCTACATTGTTGGCATCAAAGTATAAATCTCCCGAAAGAGATTCAGATAAGGATAGTAAACTTGAAATTTCCGACACGACTGTATAGATTGAAAACACTAAATTACGCAATATTCGATAAAATAAACTGCATTTTTTCCGTTTTACCCTCAATTAAATCTTTTATTACGCATTGTTTTATTAAAAACACGCAAAATACCGCAAAACCACAAAATTACATCAGACTCAGTATCAGTAAATAAAGATGATATTCATTTTATATTCTGTATATTAGCGTATAGTCCCTGCGGATTTCGTTACGCTCCTCAAAAAGAATATCCTGTGCTAACATCTTTAAACTGAATTTTATTCATTTTAATTCATATTAATTTGAATATTATTCG
The DNA window shown above is from Sphingobacterium hotanense and carries:
- a CDS encoding FAD-binding and (Fe-S)-binding domain-containing protein, encoding MSEISSLLSLSESLSGDLYFDANNVEHQTMRLAYSTDASVYQELPLAVCIPHHIDDLQKLIHYAKRHHTTLIPRTAGTSLAGQVVGAGIVVDVSRFFNQILEVNVEEQWARVQPGVIRDDLNAYLRPYGLMFGPETSTASRAMIGGMIGNNSSGLHSIVWGDTRENLLAAKVLLDDANLVEFSDLSEAEFFSKLALKTREGEIYRDINGILTDKSNRDAIVAGYPKSEITRRNTGYALDMLLDHSQPFNFCRLLAGSEGTIGIITEAKIKLMPLPPKEIGLLCVHFNDMVECMRGNALALKYHPEASELVDKYILDFTVGHPTYQYNRFFIEGDPQALLIVEFRADTIEEIEQKAAALKLALQSAQLGYAYPLIMGSEQCNLVWDVRKAGLGLIRNLPGDNQPVNLIEDCAVSPEDLPDYVADIQKLLSEEQVHASYYAHAGAGELHIEPFINLKSAEGRRQFRSILEKTTDLVLKYNGSLSGEHGDGRLRGEFIGKVLGEQVYQLLLQVKQAFDPNHIFNARKIVDTPPMDTHLRYDNVRDGKDINTYFDFTQNESILRLAEKCSGSGDCRKTEITGGTMCPSFMATRDEKDTTRARANMLRQFLTNSNKQNRFDHEELKEVMDLCLSCKGCKTECPSSVDIAKMKAEFLQHYYDANGSSFRSKLIANFTQSQKLGSYVAPIYNFFATNQITSGIIKSVVGFAPNRSLPKVHGTTLSAWVKKQETAKQKRKVYLFSDEFTEYNDTEIGITAYKLLTALGYEVVVPKHLESGRTFLSKGFVKKAKELANKNVNMLADLISEETPLLGIEPSAIITFRDEYVDLVDSENKIKAVNLAKHALMVDEFLVQEIKAGRIHAEQFTADKQKIKLHGHCYQKAFKLVDYTKQLLSLPTNFEVEVIPSGCCGMAGSFGYEKEHFEVSQKVAELVLFPTLRKTGAEYIIAAAGTSCRHQIKDGVQRKSFHPVEIMYDALIQK